One window of Candidatus Methylomirabilota bacterium genomic DNA carries:
- a CDS encoding M23 family metallopeptidase: MRIWGTRLALAVVGTVALLGTGSLVWWWQGPAPSKPEATVALVEEPPAPAPPLRMQTVKLRRGDTLVKALVRAGMEASVAREVTAALARNGLEVRRLRPRDGIEIAWSPADTPSAVTVQPSPWLGYAAVADEDTWIVKRLETTPDVRVVTVQGRVERSLFEAIEQAGESASLVHDVVSIFEWDFDFTADPRPGDRFRLIVEKRYAGDTFVNYGHVLAAQYASDKRVLTGIGWTPAKDRYAFYDLDGRSLRKSFLKSPLQFTRITSGFTWARPHPVLGGVRPHLAIDYGAPVGTPVRAVADGVVLRAGWNGGNGIQVHLRHRSGYETLYNHLSRVAARIRRGTRVSQRQVIGYVGSTGLSTGPHLDYRVIKRGRFVNPLSEKFIPGEPIPAAERDEFRRHARDLTERLEAEAPF, encoded by the coding sequence ATGCGGATATGGGGTACCCGCCTGGCCCTGGCTGTGGTCGGGACCGTCGCCTTGCTGGGGACCGGGAGTCTCGTCTGGTGGTGGCAGGGGCCGGCGCCGAGCAAGCCCGAGGCGACGGTCGCCCTCGTGGAGGAGCCCCCGGCCCCGGCACCGCCGCTGCGAATGCAGACCGTCAAGCTCCGGCGGGGCGACACCCTGGTGAAGGCGCTGGTCCGAGCCGGCATGGAGGCCAGCGTCGCCCGCGAGGTGACCGCCGCGCTCGCCCGCAACGGGCTCGAGGTCAGGCGCCTGCGGCCCCGGGACGGAATCGAGATCGCCTGGAGCCCGGCCGACACCCCGTCCGCCGTAACGGTGCAGCCGAGCCCCTGGCTGGGCTATGCGGCCGTGGCCGATGAGGACACCTGGATCGTCAAGCGCCTGGAGACGACGCCCGACGTCAGGGTCGTCACGGTCCAGGGGCGCGTCGAGCGCTCGCTGTTCGAGGCCATCGAGCAGGCCGGTGAGTCGGCCTCGCTCGTGCACGACGTCGTCAGCATCTTCGAGTGGGACTTCGATTTCACCGCCGACCCCCGGCCCGGCGACCGCTTCCGCCTGATCGTCGAGAAGCGCTACGCGGGCGACACCTTCGTCAACTACGGGCACGTGCTCGCCGCCCAGTACGCCAGCGACAAGCGGGTGCTGACGGGGATCGGCTGGACGCCCGCCAAGGATCGCTACGCCTTCTACGACCTCGATGGCCGCTCGCTGCGCAAGAGCTTCCTCAAGTCGCCGCTTCAGTTCACGCGCATCACTTCCGGCTTCACGTGGGCGCGCCCGCACCCGGTCCTGGGCGGGGTGCGGCCTCACCTGGCCATCGACTACGGGGCGCCCGTGGGCACGCCGGTGCGCGCCGTGGCCGATGGGGTCGTGCTCCGGGCGGGCTGGAACGGCGGCAACGGCATCCAGGTCCACCTGCGCCACCGCTCCGGCTACGAGACGCTCTACAACCATCTCTCGCGAGTGGCGGCCCGTATCAGGCGCGGGACCCGGGTGAGCCAGCGGCAGGTCATCGGCTACGTCGGCTCGACCGGCCTGTCCACGGGGCCGCACCTGGACTACCGCGTCATCAAGCGTGGTCGATTCGTGAACCCGCTGTCCGAGAAGTTCATTCCCGGTGAGCCGATTCCCGCCGCGGAACGCGACGAGTTCCGGCGCCATGCGCGTGACCTGACCGAGCGCCTGGAGGCCGAAGCGCCGTTTTAG
- the rsmA gene encoding 16S rRNA (adenine(1518)-N(6)/adenine(1519)-N(6))-dimethyltransferase RsmA: MKDTKRRALGQHFLRDPRTARAIVDLVAPGPRDLVVEIGPGEGALTAELERRAGRVIALEIDPALVARLRTRFPGVEVLEADARRWSYRSLPRPSGGRVVVVGNLPYSVAKPILQSLVQARTAIDEMALMLQREVADRVAAPPGGRTYGSLSVLTQLYCEVRVALHVPPGAFRPPPRVESAVVHLRVLPTPRVAVSDEPRFSSVVRAAFAHRRKTLANALAGSLGMAPGAVRAAADATGIDPGRRAETLTIPEFAALSTRLI; the protein is encoded by the coding sequence ATGAAGGACACGAAGCGACGCGCGCTGGGCCAGCACTTCCTGCGGGATCCTCGGACCGCGCGCGCCATCGTGGACCTGGTCGCGCCCGGCCCGCGGGATCTCGTGGTCGAGATCGGGCCGGGCGAAGGGGCCCTGACCGCCGAGCTCGAGCGGCGCGCGGGCCGGGTGATCGCGCTGGAGATCGATCCGGCCCTGGTGGCCCGGCTGCGGACCCGCTTTCCCGGGGTCGAGGTGCTGGAAGCGGATGCCCGCCGGTGGAGCTACCGGTCGCTGCCGAGGCCCTCGGGGGGACGGGTGGTCGTCGTCGGCAACCTTCCCTACAGCGTCGCCAAGCCGATCCTGCAATCCCTCGTGCAAGCCCGTACCGCCATCGACGAGATGGCGCTCATGCTGCAGCGCGAGGTCGCCGATCGGGTGGCCGCGCCGCCGGGCGGCCGGACCTACGGAAGCCTGAGCGTCCTGACCCAGCTGTACTGCGAGGTCCGCGTGGCCCTGCACGTGCCACCCGGGGCCTTCCGGCCGCCACCCCGGGTGGAGTCAGCCGTCGTCCACCTGCGGGTCCTTCCCACGCCCAGGGTGGCGGTCTCGGATGAGCCCCGCTTCAGCAGCGTGGTTCGCGCAGCTTTTGCCCATCGCCGCAAGACTCTGGCCAACGCCCTGGCGGGCAGCCTGGGCATGGCCCCCGGGGCCGTCCGGGCGGCGGCGGACGCCACGGGGATCGACCCCGGACGCCGCGCTGAAACTCTCACAATTCCTGAGTTTGCGGCCCTGTCAACCCGGCTAATATAG
- the coaE gene encoding dephospho-CoA kinase (Dephospho-CoA kinase (CoaE) performs the final step in coenzyme A biosynthesis.) has translation MSRPFLLVGLTGGIATGKSTVAAMFRNLGCPVIDADVLAREVVEPGEPALADIVREFGTGVLAPDGRLDRKALAAVVFADAGRRRRLEAITHPRIRERLASRLAALAGAGFGGVVIFDAAVIVESGAYRQMDRLVVVIADEATQLARLRARDGLDEEEARRRIASQMPLAEKAKLADHVIDNSGDRAATEAQVWRVHAALMAEQQARARR, from the coding sequence GTGAGCCGTCCCTTCCTCCTGGTCGGGCTCACCGGCGGCATCGCCACGGGCAAGAGCACGGTGGCCGCGATGTTCCGGAACCTCGGTTGCCCGGTGATCGACGCCGACGTCCTGGCGCGCGAGGTGGTCGAGCCGGGCGAGCCGGCCCTGGCCGACATCGTGCGCGAGTTCGGGACCGGCGTGCTGGCCCCCGACGGCCGGCTCGATCGCAAAGCCCTGGCCGCGGTGGTCTTCGCCGACGCCGGCCGCCGGCGACGGCTGGAAGCGATCACCCATCCGCGCATCCGGGAGCGGCTGGCCAGCCGGCTCGCCGCGCTGGCCGGGGCCGGCTTCGGCGGCGTCGTGATCTTCGATGCCGCCGTCATCGTCGAGAGCGGCGCCTACCGGCAGATGGATCGGCTCGTCGTGGTGATCGCCGACGAGGCCACTCAGCTGGCCCGGCTCCGGGCCCGCGATGGGCTCGACGAGGAGGAGGCCCGGCGGCGGATCGCCAGCCAGATGCCGCTGGCCGAGAAGGCCAAGCTGGCCGATCACGTCATCGACAACTCCGGCGACCGCGCCGCCACCGAGGCTCAGGTGTGGCGCGTGCACGCCGCGCTCATGGCGGAGCAGCAGGCCCGGGCGCGACGCTAA
- the polA gene encoding DNA polymerase I, which yields MSRFYIVDGHSHLFRAYHAVGYLSTSKGMPSHAVLILSTMLWKLIREEQPEYLGIAWDAPGPTFRDSLFAQYKATRTSMPDDLVRQLPYVRRLFEALRLPVVEAPGYEADDVLATLVTRALAHDLDVVVVTGDKDLLQLVGPRVRVLSVVGRTGESVVYDEAKVRERWGVEPAQIADVLALMGDAIDNIPGVRGVGEKTAVKLIAQFGSVARLYDNLPLVGGKLRETLAAGRKEALLSRELALLNHEVPLDIDLESFRRVEPDWIRLRALWMEMEFSRLLKELPAQTGAASVVAEPTPRLEDAAAIAAWLARAPAATPVAVDWAGDARPPVPRLDGLGLFHPAAGAVSVVAERAVEAAGALAGRELIMHDGKALLEWWLEHAGRPPTIHDSAVAAYLLNSARSTYRIEDLCMEAFGDCPPSLGPATAEDARGNVLAARARWVARYWEHAAAELEREQLRALYEDIERPLVPVLAVMERHGIRVDPGRLEAFGKELERQLDALTREIYQLAGEEFTIGSPKQLARILFEKLKLPRARRTKTGYSTDADVLTELAVGHPLPAKVLEHRVLAKLKGTYADALPGLVNEATGRIHTTFNQLVASTGRLSSQDPNLMNIPIRTELGRRIRAAFIPAQGWKFVAADYSQIELRILAHLSEEPAIIEAFQRGEDIHTRTASEVFKVAAAEVTPLQRTIAKSANYAILYGVSAFGLSQATKIDQREAQRYIDEYFAAHPRVRAFIDRTLEEGRQRGWVGTLLGRRRYLPDLKSHNPVARNAAERMAMNAPVQGTASDMIKIAMVRMQAALTARGLRTRMLLQVHDELLFEAPPDEASAVEDLAREIMGAAVPLRVPVVVDIKSGMDWSEV from the coding sequence ATGAGCCGCTTCTACATCGTCGATGGACATTCGCACCTGTTCCGGGCCTATCACGCCGTGGGTTACCTCTCGACGTCCAAGGGGATGCCCAGCCACGCCGTGCTCATTCTCAGCACGATGCTGTGGAAGCTGATTCGCGAGGAGCAGCCGGAATACCTGGGGATCGCCTGGGACGCCCCTGGCCCCACGTTCCGCGACTCCCTCTTCGCCCAGTACAAGGCCACCCGCACGAGCATGCCCGACGACCTGGTGCGCCAGCTCCCCTACGTGCGGCGCCTGTTCGAGGCGCTGCGTCTCCCGGTGGTCGAAGCGCCCGGCTACGAGGCCGACGACGTTCTGGCCACGCTGGTCACGCGCGCCCTGGCGCACGACCTCGACGTCGTGGTGGTCACCGGCGACAAGGATCTGCTGCAGCTCGTCGGGCCCCGCGTCCGGGTGCTCAGCGTCGTGGGCCGTACGGGCGAGTCCGTCGTGTACGACGAGGCGAAGGTGCGCGAGCGATGGGGGGTGGAGCCGGCCCAGATCGCCGACGTCCTGGCCCTCATGGGCGACGCCATCGACAACATTCCCGGCGTGCGCGGGGTGGGCGAGAAGACGGCGGTCAAGCTCATCGCTCAGTTCGGCAGCGTGGCCCGGCTCTACGACAATCTGCCCCTGGTCGGCGGCAAGCTGCGCGAGACCCTGGCCGCCGGGCGCAAGGAGGCGCTGCTCTCCCGGGAGCTCGCCCTGCTCAATCACGAGGTCCCGCTCGACATCGACCTGGAATCGTTCCGCCGAGTCGAGCCGGACTGGATTCGTCTGCGCGCCCTCTGGATGGAGATGGAGTTCAGTCGGCTGCTCAAGGAGCTACCGGCCCAGACCGGCGCGGCCTCGGTCGTGGCCGAGCCGACCCCGCGGCTGGAGGATGCGGCCGCAATCGCCGCCTGGCTGGCGCGCGCGCCCGCCGCCACCCCGGTCGCCGTCGACTGGGCGGGCGACGCGCGGCCGCCCGTTCCACGCCTCGACGGCCTCGGCCTCTTCCACCCCGCCGCGGGAGCCGTCTCCGTGGTCGCGGAGCGAGCCGTCGAGGCTGCCGGCGCGCTCGCCGGTCGGGAGCTCATCATGCATGACGGCAAAGCGTTGCTCGAATGGTGGCTGGAGCACGCCGGCCGGCCTCCGACCATCCACGACAGCGCGGTGGCCGCGTACCTCCTCAACTCGGCCCGCTCCACCTATCGCATCGAGGACCTCTGCATGGAGGCTTTCGGCGACTGCCCGCCGTCGCTGGGGCCCGCCACGGCCGAGGACGCCCGCGGTAACGTCCTCGCCGCGCGCGCCCGCTGGGTCGCCCGGTACTGGGAGCACGCCGCCGCCGAGCTCGAGCGCGAGCAGCTGCGGGCGCTCTACGAGGACATCGAGCGGCCCCTGGTGCCCGTGCTGGCCGTCATGGAGCGACACGGCATCCGGGTCGATCCCGGTCGGCTGGAGGCCTTCGGCAAGGAGCTGGAGCGGCAGCTCGACGCGCTGACCCGGGAGATCTATCAGCTGGCGGGCGAGGAGTTCACCATCGGCTCGCCCAAGCAGCTGGCCCGCATCCTGTTCGAGAAGCTCAAGCTGCCCAGGGCGCGCCGAACCAAGACCGGATACTCCACCGACGCCGACGTGCTGACCGAGCTGGCCGTCGGGCACCCCCTGCCGGCCAAGGTGCTCGAGCATCGGGTGCTGGCCAAGCTCAAGGGCACCTATGCCGACGCCCTGCCGGGCCTGGTCAACGAGGCGACCGGCCGGATCCACACGACGTTCAACCAGCTGGTGGCCTCCACCGGCCGGCTCAGCTCTCAGGATCCGAATTTGATGAACATCCCGATCCGCACCGAGCTCGGCCGGCGCATCCGGGCGGCCTTCATCCCGGCCCAGGGCTGGAAGTTCGTGGCGGCCGACTACTCGCAGATCGAGCTGCGCATCCTCGCCCATCTCAGCGAGGAGCCGGCCATCATCGAGGCCTTTCAGCGCGGCGAGGACATCCACACCCGGACGGCCTCGGAAGTCTTCAAGGTGGCGGCCGCCGAGGTCACGCCGCTGCAGCGCACCATCGCCAAGAGCGCCAACTACGCCATCCTGTACGGCGTGTCGGCCTTCGGGCTGAGCCAGGCCACCAAGATCGACCAGCGGGAGGCCCAGCGCTACATCGACGAGTACTTCGCGGCGCATCCCCGGGTGCGGGCCTTCATCGATCGCACCCTGGAGGAGGGCCGCCAGCGCGGGTGGGTCGGCACGCTGCTCGGTCGGCGCCGCTATCTGCCGGATCTCAAGAGCCACAACCCGGTGGCCCGCAACGCGGCCGAGCGCATGGCCATGAACGCGCCGGTGCAGGGGACGGCCAGCGACATGATCAAGATCGCCATGGTCCGGATGCAGGCCGCCTTGACCGCCCGCGGGCTGCGCACCCGGATGCTCTTGCAGGTTCACGACGAGTTGCTGTTCGAAGCCCCGCCCGACGAGGCGTCGGCGGTGGAGGACCTGGCTCGCGAGATCATGGGCGCCGCGGTGCCCCTGCGGGTGCCGGTCGTCGTGGACATCAAGTCCGGCATGGACTGGTCGGAGGTGTGA
- the glnE gene encoding bifunctional [glutamate--ammonia ligase]-adenylyl-L-tyrosine phosphorylase/[glutamate--ammonia-ligase] adenylyltransferase: protein MPALPRLLAELGAAADPDMALNNLERFAAGVDRAVLFQTLTAHPGAATLLGRLFGASQFLADALRRRPTMLAWLLEPHTMRQWLADELEADLALALAPFTTTEARMNAVRRFKYRQLLRITSRDLLGDADLTVTTEELSRLADVCLGEAWRHADAALRAQWGAPRAADGAPTALAVIAMGKLGGQELNYSSDIDLILVYGDDGETEGGPAGRLANGEYFIRLARDLVAFLETVTEEGAAFRIDLRLRPEGRMGPVVLSLDGYRTYYAERAELWERQALLKARACAGDEHVGARFMELAREVVYRPGQDARIVQAIRDMKRQIDRALAQRAGDGGRDNVKLGRGGIREIEFLVQALQLLYGGDDSWLRERHTLKALFRLAERGYLPPALARALSEAYVHLRTVEHRLQIVHEVQTHTLPTDRLALGRLARRLGFGGPPRRAASAFSRRHREVTAAVHRAFRDFFSEPHQPAARRVKLPSLLALGATGFTDPERARHNLRLIVEGRPLVPYAGAFRRALERLLPALLDALWKCPDPDEALNQFERFLAAIGPRAGLIELIAAEGEVLGGLVRLCAGGDLLTQLLITQPELLTTLTNPRAMERAKSAGEFREAFASVFAPALSPAERRDRLRRIKQAEELAVVWRYLLGVTRIEAYSREMTALAEATLAAGWLLAVGGLVERHGVPRTADGRFVPAAVVGLGKLGGRELTTGSDLDLFVIYAEDGETDGADRVDAHTFWSAAVEGVAGALGDITAAGVAFPVDLRLRPGSKGSGFAASLSAARRYYTDYADLWERQSLTRARLVLGDRGLARHVRAMLRGYVFGTPLPASGLKEIADVRTRMELELARETPGRRHVKLGRGGLVDVEFLVQALQLLHGHRHPDVRLSSTRAALAALGRVGALSPATATSLAEHYHFLRRVSAALRLLSGRPPDTLDLAGPMPARVASALGYASRQAFLADYQARTTAVRAAYRDVMKPNPHAGSPATA, encoded by the coding sequence TTGCCCGCCCTGCCCCGCCTGCTCGCCGAGCTCGGCGCGGCCGCCGATCCCGACATGGCCCTGAACAACCTCGAGCGCTTCGCCGCGGGGGTCGACCGCGCCGTGCTCTTCCAGACGCTGACTGCCCATCCCGGGGCGGCGACGCTGCTCGGCCGGCTCTTCGGGGCCAGTCAGTTCCTGGCCGACGCGCTCAGGCGCCGGCCCACGATGCTGGCCTGGCTGCTGGAGCCGCACACCATGCGCCAGTGGCTGGCCGACGAGCTGGAGGCCGACCTGGCCCTCGCCCTGGCGCCGTTCACGACGACCGAGGCGCGGATGAACGCGGTGCGCCGGTTCAAGTATCGCCAGCTCCTGCGCATCACCAGTCGCGATCTGCTGGGCGACGCCGATCTGACGGTGACGACAGAGGAGCTCTCGCGCCTGGCCGACGTCTGTCTGGGCGAGGCCTGGCGGCACGCCGACGCCGCGCTGCGCGCGCAGTGGGGCGCGCCCCGTGCCGCCGACGGGGCGCCCACCGCGCTGGCCGTCATCGCGATGGGCAAGCTGGGCGGCCAGGAGCTCAACTACTCCTCGGACATCGACCTGATCCTGGTCTACGGGGACGATGGCGAGACCGAGGGCGGGCCGGCGGGCCGGCTTGCCAACGGGGAGTACTTCATCCGGCTCGCCCGCGACCTGGTGGCCTTCCTGGAAACCGTCACCGAGGAGGGCGCCGCCTTCCGGATCGATCTGCGCCTGCGTCCCGAGGGCCGCATGGGGCCCGTCGTGCTGTCCCTGGACGGGTACCGCACCTACTACGCCGAACGGGCCGAGCTGTGGGAGCGGCAGGCGCTGCTCAAGGCCCGCGCCTGTGCCGGCGACGAGCACGTGGGGGCGCGCTTCATGGAGCTGGCTCGGGAGGTCGTCTATCGGCCCGGGCAAGACGCGCGGATCGTCCAGGCCATCCGGGACATGAAGCGGCAGATCGACCGCGCCCTCGCGCAGCGGGCGGGCGACGGCGGGCGGGACAACGTGAAGCTCGGCCGTGGCGGCATCCGGGAGATCGAGTTCCTCGTCCAGGCTCTGCAGCTCCTGTACGGCGGCGACGATTCCTGGCTGCGCGAGCGCCACACGCTCAAGGCCCTCTTCCGCCTCGCCGAGCGCGGCTATCTGCCCCCGGCCCTGGCCCGAGCGCTGTCCGAGGCCTACGTTCACCTGCGTACGGTCGAGCACCGCCTGCAGATCGTCCACGAGGTGCAGACCCACACCCTGCCCACGGACCGCCTGGCCCTGGGGCGCCTGGCCCGCCGGCTGGGCTTCGGGGGCCCTCCGCGGCGGGCGGCCAGCGCGTTCAGCCGGCGCCATCGCGAGGTCACCGCCGCGGTGCACCGGGCCTTCCGCGACTTCTTCAGCGAGCCCCACCAGCCCGCAGCCCGGCGGGTGAAGCTGCCGAGCCTGCTCGCGCTGGGGGCGACCGGCTTCACCGATCCCGAGCGGGCGCGCCACAACCTGCGCCTGATCGTCGAGGGCCGCCCCCTCGTGCCCTATGCCGGCGCCTTCCGGCGGGCGCTCGAGCGGCTGCTCCCAGCGCTGCTGGACGCGCTGTGGAAGTGCCCCGATCCCGACGAGGCCCTCAACCAGTTCGAGCGGTTCCTGGCGGCGATCGGTCCCCGAGCCGGGCTGATCGAGCTGATCGCCGCGGAGGGCGAGGTGCTGGGCGGCCTGGTACGGCTGTGTGCGGGGGGTGACCTCCTCACGCAGCTGCTGATCACCCAACCCGAGCTGCTGACGACCCTGACCAACCCGCGGGCGATGGAGCGCGCCAAGTCCGCCGGCGAGTTCCGCGAGGCCTTCGCCTCCGTGTTCGCCCCTGCGCTGTCGCCGGCCGAGCGCCGGGATCGCCTGCGCCGGATCAAGCAGGCGGAGGAGCTGGCGGTGGTCTGGCGCTATCTCCTCGGGGTGACTCGTATCGAGGCGTACTCCCGGGAGATGACCGCCCTCGCCGAGGCAACGCTGGCCGCCGGCTGGCTTCTCGCCGTGGGCGGTCTCGTGGAGCGCCACGGCGTGCCACGCACGGCCGACGGCCGCTTCGTGCCCGCCGCCGTCGTCGGCCTGGGCAAGCTCGGAGGTCGAGAGCTGACCACGGGCTCCGACCTCGATCTCTTCGTGATCTACGCGGAAGACGGGGAGACGGATGGGGCGGATCGGGTGGACGCCCACACGTTCTGGAGCGCGGCGGTGGAGGGCGTGGCCGGCGCGCTCGGCGACATCACGGCGGCCGGGGTCGCGTTTCCCGTCGATCTCCGCCTCCGGCCGGGCAGCAAGGGCAGCGGCTTCGCCGCCAGTCTGAGCGCGGCCCGGCGCTATTACACGGACTACGCCGACCTCTGGGAGCGGCAGAGCCTGACCCGAGCCCGGCTCGTCCTGGGCGATCGGGGGCTGGCGCGGCACGTGCGGGCCATGCTGCGAGGGTACGTCTTCGGAACACCGCTCCCCGCGTCCGGGCTCAAGGAGATCGCCGACGTGCGGACGCGGATGGAGCTCGAGCTGGCCAGGGAGACGCCCGGCCGCCGGCACGTCAAGCTCGGACGGGGCGGCCTGGTGGACGTCGAGTTCCTCGTCCAGGCGCTTCAGCTCCTGCACGGCCATCGGCATCCCGACGTGCGCCTGTCTTCCACACGGGCGGCCCTGGCCGCGCTGGGGCGGGTGGGCGCGCTGTCCCCGGCGACGGCGACGAGCCTGGCCGAGCACTACCACTTCCTGCGGCGCGTCTCCGCGGCCCTGCGGCTGCTCTCGGGGCGCCCGCCCGACACGCTGGATCTCGCGGGTCCCATGCCGGCCCGGGTCGCCAGCGCGCTGGGCTATGCCTCGCGGCAAGCCTTCCTGGCCGACTACCAGGCTCGCACGACGGCGGTTCGCGCGGCCTACCGGGACGTCATGAAGCCGAATCCGCACGCCGGGTCCCCGGCCACAGCGTGA
- a CDS encoding Na/Pi cotransporter family protein gives MSVLLALFGGMALLLYGIRLSGEGLQRAAGGRLRHLLTGLARNRLLSVLSGAAVTAIIQSSAATTLMLVGFVSAGLMTFRQTLGIILGADIGTTFTVQLIALKLTGYSLLLVGVGFATMAIAQRRVVKDIGQAVLGFGLMFLGLKLILDGVDPLQAHPLASQTLAALADNALLGVLGGALFSALVTSSAATIGLTLALTHEGLLHLPGAIAIVLGANIGTCATALMAAVGTSAEARRVAAAHIAFKLGGVALVVPFIDPFTALVAASAADPARQIANAHTFFNVGISLVFLPFASVAARAIEAVVPPDHQADNPFKTRYLDERALDQPSLALGQATREALRMADVVQGMLRDVTAVFRDNDQELLEDVERRDDQVDFLEREIKLFLTRLGREAMGPDLSRKEIALISIIGNLENIGDIIDKNLMELARKKLYHGRRFSDAGWAEIVEFHGTVAKNLEVAIAAVAAGDRTLAQAVLDQRPVMRQRERELRESHLGRLRQGLAESLETSEIHLDILTNLKRISSHVSALVFPILEEV, from the coding sequence ATGAGCGTGCTGCTGGCGCTGTTCGGCGGGATGGCCCTGCTGCTCTACGGCATCCGGCTGAGCGGAGAGGGGCTCCAGCGCGCGGCTGGCGGCCGGCTGCGCCACCTGCTCACCGGGCTGGCCCGCAACCGCCTGCTGTCCGTGCTGTCGGGGGCCGCCGTGACCGCCATCATCCAGTCCTCGGCGGCCACGACACTGATGCTGGTGGGCTTCGTTTCGGCCGGGCTCATGACGTTCCGGCAGACGCTGGGCATCATCCTGGGCGCCGACATCGGCACCACCTTCACCGTGCAGCTGATCGCGCTGAAGCTCACGGGGTACTCGCTGCTGCTGGTCGGGGTGGGCTTCGCCACCATGGCCATCGCCCAGCGGCGGGTGGTGAAGGACATCGGGCAGGCCGTCCTCGGGTTCGGGCTGATGTTCCTGGGCCTCAAGCTCATCCTCGACGGCGTGGACCCGCTGCAGGCCCACCCGCTGGCGTCGCAGACGCTGGCGGCCCTGGCCGACAACGCCCTGCTCGGCGTGCTCGGGGGCGCCCTGTTCAGCGCGTTGGTCACGTCGTCGGCGGCGACGATCGGCTTGACCCTGGCCCTGACTCACGAGGGGCTGCTCCACCTGCCCGGCGCCATCGCCATCGTCCTGGGCGCCAACATCGGGACCTGTGCCACGGCGCTGATGGCGGCCGTGGGAACGTCGGCCGAAGCCAGGCGGGTGGCCGCCGCCCACATCGCCTTCAAGCTGGGCGGCGTCGCCCTGGTGGTGCCGTTCATCGATCCCTTCACCGCGCTGGTGGCGGCCAGCGCCGCCGATCCGGCCCGTCAGATCGCCAATGCCCACACGTTCTTCAATGTCGGCATCAGCCTGGTGTTCCTGCCCTTCGCATCGGTGGCCGCCCGGGCCATCGAGGCGGTGGTACCCCCCGATCATCAGGCCGACAATCCCTTCAAGACCCGCTACCTGGACGAGCGCGCTCTCGATCAGCCTTCGCTGGCGCTGGGCCAGGCCACGCGCGAGGCCTTGCGCATGGCCGACGTGGTGCAGGGGATGCTGCGCGATGTCACCGCCGTGTTCCGAGACAACGACCAGGAGTTGCTGGAGGACGTGGAGCGCCGGGACGACCAGGTCGACTTCCTGGAGCGGGAGATCAAGCTCTTCCTGACGCGCCTGGGGCGGGAGGCCATGGGGCCCGACCTCTCGCGCAAGGAGATCGCCCTCATCTCGATCATCGGCAACCTCGAGAACATCGGAGACATCATCGACAAGAACCTGATGGAGCTGGCCCGCAAGAAGCTCTACCACGGACGGCGCTTCTCGGACGCGGGCTGGGCCGAAATCGTGGAGTTCCACGGCACGGTGGCCAAGAACCTGGAGGTCGCCATCGCCGCCGTCGCCGCCGGTGACCGGACCCTGGCCCAGGCGGTCCTGGACCAGCGTCCGGTCATGCGGCAGCGAGAGCGCGAGCTGCGGGAGTCCCATCTGGGGCGGCTCCGCCAGGGCCTGGCCGAGTCGCTGGAGACTTCGGAGATCCATCTGGACATCCTCACCAACCTCAAGCGCATCTCCTCGCACGTGTCGGCGCTGGTGTTCCCCATCCTCGAGGAGGTGTAG
- a CDS encoding histidine phosphatase family protein, whose product MRLLLARHAESVWNEVRRFQGSIDVELSARGRTQAQALGRALGGYRPAVAYVSPLARARETAEIALAGTGARIVTVPELREFSLGEWEGCFSEEIRTRAGDPYGAWVRAPLDCPPPGSEPLEGVRGRVLAALAAIAAEHRDGEDVLVVSHGGVISVYACHLLGCSLNGLWRLRVDNASLTVVTPPRIITLNDTRHLLDGLAPRPLLRQENSRDGKPPSEQK is encoded by the coding sequence GTGAGGCTGCTGCTGGCCCGCCACGCCGAGTCCGTCTGGAACGAGGTGCGTCGCTTTCAGGGCAGCATCGACGTGGAGCTCTCCGCTCGAGGTCGGACGCAAGCGCAGGCTCTGGGCCGCGCGCTGGGCGGGTACCGGCCGGCGGTGGCTTACGTCAGCCCGCTGGCCCGAGCCCGGGAAACCGCGGAGATCGCGCTGGCCGGGACCGGGGCTCGCATCGTCACCGTCCCCGAGCTGCGGGAGTTCTCACTGGGCGAGTGGGAGGGCTGCTTCAGCGAGGAGATCCGCACGCGGGCCGGCGATCCCTACGGGGCCTGGGTGCGGGCGCCGCTCGATTGTCCGCCGCCGGGCAGCGAGCCGCTGGAGGGCGTGCGTGGCCGCGTGCTGGCGGCGCTGGCGGCCATCGCGGCCGAACACCGCGACGGCGAGGACGTCCTGGTCGTCTCTCACGGCGGCGTCATCAGCGTGTACGCCTGTCACCTGCTGGGCTGCTCTCTCAACGGGCTCTGGCGGCTCCGGGTCGACAACGCCTCCCTCACCGTGGTGACGCCGCCGCGCATCATCACGTTGAACGATACGCGGCATCTGCTCGACGGGCTTGCGCCGCGTCCGCTGCTGCGGCAGGAGAATTCACGCGACGGCAAGCCCCCCTCCGAGCAGAAATGA